Proteins found in one Candidatus Tisiphia endosymbiont of Beris chalybata genomic segment:
- a CDS encoding cytochrome c oxidase assembly protein, translated as MSPKSNKNFALALASLTLSMIMLSFAAVPIYNLFCKMTGYGGTVTRAEANTYYHRKTKGSRVISIEFDANVDKDLPWKFTPKQRRTTTIPGHNTLVFYETENLSSKDIIGTSVYNVTPNKAGKYFIKIHCFCFEEQLLKAGQKVLMPVTFLIDPDIEKDPEMNDVNAITLSYSFFKVRNIEKLLENSNKGLKK; from the coding sequence GTGTCACCAAAATCTAATAAAAATTTTGCCTTGGCTTTAGCCAGTTTAACTCTTAGTATGATTATGTTAAGCTTTGCAGCTGTCCCCATTTACAATCTATTTTGTAAAATGACCGGCTATGGTGGTACTGTAACTAGAGCAGAAGCCAATACCTATTATCACCGAAAAACTAAAGGAAGTAGGGTAATAAGTATAGAATTTGACGCAAATGTTGATAAAGATTTACCTTGGAAATTTACCCCTAAACAACGTAGAACTACTACCATTCCAGGACATAATACCTTAGTTTTTTATGAAACAGAAAATTTAAGTAGCAAGGATATAATAGGAACTTCCGTTTATAATGTGACCCCTAATAAAGCTGGTAAGTATTTTATAAAAATACATTGCTTTTGCTTTGAGGAACAATTGTTGAAAGCAGGACAAAAAGTGTTAATGCCCGTAACATTTCTTATAGATCCTGACATAGAAAAAGATCCCGAAATGAACGATGTTAATGCTATCACATTATCTTATAGTTTTTTTAAGGTTAGAAATATTGAAAAACTCCTAGAAAATTCAAATAAAGGTTTAAAAAAATAA